The Primulina tabacum isolate GXHZ01 chromosome 7, ASM2559414v2, whole genome shotgun sequence genome includes a window with the following:
- the LOC142551972 gene encoding peroxiredoxin-2B, with amino-acid sequence MASIAVGDVIPDGTLSYFDEEDQLQSVSIHSLAVGKKVVIFAVPGAFTPTCSMKHVPGFIEKSDELKSKGVDEILCISVNDPFVMKAWAKTYPDNKHVKFLADGSGKYTTSLGLELDLSEKGLGIRSRRFALLVEDLKVTIANVESGGEFTVSSAEDILKAL; translated from the exons ATGGCATCTATTGCAGTTGGTGACGTCATCCCCGACGGAACACTGTCGTACTTCGACGAAGAGGATCAGCTCCAGAGCGTGTCGATTCACTCCCTCGCCGTTGGTAAGAAGGTCGTTATCTTCGCCGTTCCTGGTGCTTTCACCCCTACTTGCAG CATGAAGCATGTGCCTGGTTTCATTGAGAAATCAGATGAGCTGAAATCAAAGGGTGTTGACGAAATCCTGTGCATCAGCG TGAACGACCCATTTGTCATGAAGGCATGGGCGAAGACTTACCCCGACAACAAGCATGTCAAGTTTCTTGCTGATGGCTCCGGGAAATACACCACTTCACTTGGCCTTGAACTTGACCTCTCCGAGAAAGGACTTGGAATCAGGTCAAGGAGATTTGCCCTATTGGTGGAGGACCTCAAAGTTACCATTGCTAATGTCGAGTCCGGTGGGGAGTTCACCGTTTCTAGCGCTGAAGACATACTCAAGGCTCTGTAA
- the LOC142551973 gene encoding rac-like GTP-binding protein ARAC7, with amino-acid sequence MSASKFIKCVTVGDGAVGKTCMLICYTSNKFPTDYIPTVFDNFSANVAVDGSIVNLGLWDTAGQEDYSRLRPLSYRGADIFVLAFSLISKASYENVLKKWMPELRRFAPNVPIVLVGTKFDLREDRGYLADHMGSNIITTAQGEELRKQIGAAAYIECSSKTQQNVKAVFDTAIKVVLQPPRRKEMPRKRRHRNSGCSIVRGIICCGCDA; translated from the exons ATGAGTGCCTCAAAGTTTATCAAATGTGTCACAGTGGGAGATGGGGCTGTGGGGAAGACTTGCATGCTCATATGTTACACTAGCAACAAGTTTCCTACT GATTATATTCCAACAGTGTTTGACAATTTTAGTGCTAATGTGGCTGTAGATGGCAGCATTGTCAACTTAGGGCTGTGGGATACTGCAG GTCAAGAAGATTATAGCAGGCTGAGGCCACTGAGTTATAGAGGTGCTGACATATTTGTGTTAGCTTTCTCTTTAATCAGTAAGGCCAGCTATGAAAATGTCCTCAAGAAG TGGATGCCTGAACTTCGTCGATTCGCACCAAACGTTCCAATTGTACTTGTTGGAACTAAGTTTG ATCTTCGTGAAGACAGAGGATATCTAGCTGATCACATGGGATCTAATATCATTACAACTGCCCAA GGGGAAGAACTGAGGAAGCAAATTGGTGCTGCGGCTTACATAGAATGCAGCTCAAAGACTCAGCAG AATGTGAAAGCCGTATTTGATACCGCGATTAAGGTTGTGCTTCAACCTCCTCGGAGAAAGGAAATGCCAAGGAAGAGACGGCACAGGAATAGTGGTTGCTCGATTGT AAGGGGTATCATCTGTTGTGGCTGTGATGCTTAG